The segment gattatttattttagagTTGTGCAAGCCTGGGTGTTCCATGGTATCCCACAGATCAAGCACACCAACTACCAAAGCTTTTTACTATTTACacattttagcaaacaaaggAATTTGTGTTCATTGGCTACAAGTAGCATAGTTCTCTTATTAATTAGTATTCTATCTTCTGTTGGTTAACGATTTTCTCACTTTTCATGTGAAATAGTCTGCATGCTCAGTTTTCTGCTTGAATCAGTGGGTTTCTGGGGTCAGTGGCACATGAGCTGGTCACCATCTCCCCCTACCAGAATCAActtttctgcagctggagctaTTTTAACACAATTGCCGAGTTGGCTTTATTACTTTCTTCCTTATCTTGGGCATTCTGCCAGATGTCTTTGTGGCCTGTAAATTCTACATTCTTTGTGACCAGTATCAGTGCACATCTTTCTTTCCAAGATTTGCTACTCTCCCTCCAGGTCTGGGATCACTGAAGCACGCCGAGCATGGACGGCACTTGGAGCTTGTTAGTTGCTTTCTGTTTCACAGACTAACTATCCCTTCTTGTTGCTTAGGCTTGAAAGCATGAAAGATCAAGCGTCAGAGCACATCCTTTTGCAGCAATGCCAAGGGCCGGCCCGGCTGCGCCGCTGCCATGAAACCGCGCCATTGATGTTCCCACTGATGGTGCTGTATCCGTGCAGCCACCCCCACaaagagctgctcctctgtttTCCCCACCGGCTGAGGAGGCACAAAGAGGTTTAGGTGGctggccacagctttcagcGTGGAGCCCGGCGCTGGCAGAGCCGAGGGCGTCACCTGCTGCTCTTGCTGACTGCGGCGGGTGCCGGCTGCTCTCGCCTGACCGATACCATTTTTCCTCCCGGCTGCccgctccctccttccccttctggCTCGTTCACTGCCGAGTGTGCCTGGAAAATGTCACTTTCGTCCCGCCACTGagcggcagcgcccgccccggccTTGCGGTGCCGGCCACGAAGAGGCGGGGGAGCCGGCGGAGGAGGGCTCCGCgccttcccctcccagcaggcCGCGGGCCGGGAAGGGGCGGGCGAAGCCTTCCCGGAACCAGCGGCGCTCGCACGGCCACGGCGGCCCCTTCTCCCGCGGGCTGAGGGTGCCGGGAAGTGCCCGCCATGTCCTCGGTGGCCGCCGCCACCTGCGACGGCAAGGGCGCGGCGGAGGCGGGGGAGGCCAAGAAGCCGCTGAAGCCCTGCTGCGCCTGCCCCGAGACCAAGAAGGCGCGGGACGCCTGGTAGGGACCCGGCCGCAGCTCCCGTTCCGCGGTGTGcgcccctgccccgccgccaTTCCCTCCCGCTCCTCCCTTCCAGCAGTCTGTGCCCCTGCCAGCGTGCGCGGGGAGTTGGGGAGCGCTCCCCACCCCGGGCGGAGGGTGCTGGAGCTTCCgatggaggagggagagggtAGAGGGGGAGAGGAAGCTGTCTTAGAAAGATAATTTAGAAATGAAGAGGTTAAAACCTCGTAGCCCTTGTTTAAAACAGGTTTCAAAGATCAGCTTTTAGTGCTGCTTGTTAATTCTCACTGTTGATCGAGGCAACACATACCTGAGGCACCTGTACCAGCAGGTGATAACTTCTTATTGTTCACCTGAGTATAAATTACGTTgtcttttaaataaagcaaaatactCTGTTTTTTTGGGTCTCAGAGGATGACATTTCCCCGAGAAGTTCAAATTTTACAGTGACCTGTATAGCTGCATTGGTGATTATAGGCTTAGTCATGATCATAGGACCTATAAAATAGTACAAAGTGCACCCTCAAAATGGAGCTCCTTTGTTTTTGACAGTGAAtctttaaagtttaaaaaccTTGAATCTGATGACCAAgttgtctcctttttttttttttttttaccttgctGGTGGTATGGATGGTGTTTGGTAGGTGACATAATACGGAACACTGTTTTTGTTAAATTTAGGGGAGCATGTCTAGTTACATGGTTTAGTGAAGGTGAATCCAGGGCCCCCTAAGAAAAGGGTAGTAGGATGAGTGTTACTGGTCAGATGGATTtgccctgggcagccagggGACATGTCCATGCTCattgaaataaaaccaaagaagAAAACTAAACAACTCTGTCATTCAGTCAGAAAGCAAGTCTGAACTGCTTTTGTGGTATACGTGATACATCAACAATCAGAGGCTCTTGCATTGATGATTAACATCTGAAGTTACCATATAtggtgaatatttttttcaacaGTAGCTGGACAGCTgttgtgctttgttttgctttttgcttcaGGGTCCTTAAATTGCAACTGAAGTTGGACTAAAATACCATTTACTGATTAACCTGTTCTGTGTTGGTCGCTTACTGGAGAAATTTTGTTGCTTCCCTATTGAATAATTTCAAACTGCACGCTCAGCATACTTGATGACATGACAGCCTTGTGTTGTATAACAAATCCCCATCGGGACTTGCCCAGAATAGACTCTGGCCTGTTAATAGGAAGTTCTGTTATGCCTGTTGTTAGAGTTTTAGGTGCACAGCTCCAGACTTGGGTAACTTTTTGGGATAGTTTTATGCTGTCCAAAACAGCACGACCCTGGAcagaacaggcaaaaaaaaatctctggatCCTAATAGGGATTTTTAATTGTCCCCAACACTTTGtcacttctgtttctttgaCTAAAAGTAAGTGAACATTTTATTGTTGAACCCttaaaatcttttcattttgcagcatTATtgagaagggagaagaaaactgTGGGCACCTAATTGAAGCACACAAAGAGTGTATGAGAGCTCTGGGCTTCAAGATCTGAGTGAGATGAGCAGGACTGACTGGGGTGAGTACAGCCTTCaagacctctgcctctgaaGTGCCCTGGCACCTCAGCTGGTGCCACTGGAAGGCCCAGAGAACTGTTCATGGTGGTGTTGCCCTTATgagagagaaggcagagcagtCCTCATTGACATGACAGCCAGCGTTGCtgtcctgtgagggtggtgaagcccCTGGCAGTACACAGCCTCTGTGAGTCACCCTTCAGCAGTAGAGAATGGTGTTGCCTCTGTTGTCTTCAAAGAGATGCAAACCTCACTTTAGAATTCTGGTGCTAGGGCACATAGGggttggtttttgtgggtttctgctgggatttttttgttgattGTGGAACTATTACTCAGTATCCAGTGGAAATCCATGTTTTGTGAAACtgtgtttcctttctcttctaGATGATGTCTTTGGTGTGACTGTGTTCTGGGaagctgcaaaataaattatttctgcaaGTTACTTCAAagaataaatataaacaaagaATCTATTTATAAAGAGTCTCTAAGAGTATGCATCGCATCTGTAGCTTTTCCACAGTTTGCTCTTGACCACTGcaatagaaaatatattttttcctcttaattaaAGCCTGAAAATGACCAATGTTCCtgacttctgtttctttttaagtaaAGAAATGAAAGTGCCCTCCTTACTGAAAGCAGCATGCTGCAAGAATGAGAGAATGAGAAAAGCCTGCTTAATCATTAGCATAGTAACACTGATGACTGTGGTGGTGTGATTGAGCAGAGAGGACTTTGGTGGGTTTTCCTGCTGATGCAAGTCATGAAATCATGCTAGCAGCATTGCAGTCTTGCAGCTTTCAGCAGTCATGCTGAAGCTTGTAGTGCTGTTCATGACAGCAGCTGTAACTATGTTTGTACAACGGTGACCACGGTCTTATGAAATGAGCTTCCTTAGAGTTTTGATTTCCCCATGTTCTAATCCTTCTGACGGTTTTTGAATACCCTTACCCGACCTTCATTCTTTATAGTGAAAATTTAGGTACTTCCCGTCTCAAACTCGCTTGAGCCAGTGGTTCTTCAGGGGAAAGGGAGCAGAGGATTGCTCCCTCTCAGTGCAAGTGACTTGTATGTACAGGCTACTTGCCTGAAAGTAAAGCTTTTTTTTATGCTGAGTTTTTGGTATGTTGGTTTTGAGCTATGCATGCAtgggcctttttttttctggcttttttcaCTTGTATTACATGATAGTGGGAGGGTGGTTGTTTCCTTTGATTCCTTCTTACAATCTAGAGAAATGTTAGGTGCAATTTCTGGTTTGTTACAGATGGGGCTTTTCTGGCTTCATACTGTGTAGTTGTGGAACCCTAATGTTAGTCTTCCTGTGGTGAGTTGACTTTCCTGAAGATGGTATTGCTAATTACTCTTTCTCCTGATGAGTTTTCTCTTCAGAAACTAAGGATACAAAGTCTGTGCTTTGTCTTGATTTTTCTCCTGGCTTTGATCCTGCGGGAGGAGTGGGTGCAGTCATTGtttctctgcctgctgggcCTTGCCTGTCCTGATCTAGCAATGGCTTTTGATTGTGAACATTTAGCATGTGACACTtggtgctgcctctgctgagaCTCACAAGTTGCTTGAGGAGAGTTTAgactcttcctctgggaatgttTTCTGAAGGTCCTGTCTTGAGGCAAGATTTGTGTCCATGCTGGCTTTCAGCCTCAGAGTAGGGATGCAGGTGTGGCTCTGGCAGAAAGCATTCAAAGCTGCCTGTGGCACTGTAGCTGTTTGAGGAGCAGGACTTGGTGCTCAGAATTCTTGGTGTTTATTACTGTCTTGAGGTGGAAACTTCATTAAGGTCATTTCTTGTTGAATCATTGTGCATCAGAGCATGAACTGAAGAGAATGCTAAAAGGTGGATGAGCACCAGCTTTGTGATAGCCTGGTCTGGGTAATGTGGAAATGgtgccacagagcagggcagggagtggcCAAGTGAGAGTGGAGTGCTGTTTATATCAggtcaagaaaagaaaaaaacatgttcCTGCACAATTTTACACAAATTCTGCTCATTTAAGAATTGGGATGTTTAGACCTCCATGAGGATAAAAGCATGCCAAGTACTTTAGAAAGTTTTTGGAAATGAGTGGGATGCTGATGTACCTGTGTGCAACAGGTACAGAAAGGATACTGGACAACTCTATACTTAAAGCAACAATGGAAGAACCTTGTAGTCAAAGCAAATTCCTTGCTGAGCAGTTTCAGTTCTTACTGTGGTATTCCTGTGGAGTGGATTCAGGGCTTCATTCAGGGAGTGGGAGCTCCTGTGTTAATACTTTCTGACAGTGTTGGTGAcaggcactgccctgcacagggtgGTGTGTACCTTG is part of the Prinia subflava isolate CZ2003 ecotype Zambia chromosome 3, Cam_Psub_1.2, whole genome shotgun sequence genome and harbors:
- the LOC134548876 gene encoding cytochrome c oxidase copper chaperone; protein product: MSSVAAATCDGKGAAEAGEAKKPLKPCCACPETKKARDACIIEKGEENCGHLIEAHKECMRALGFKI